Proteins encoded by one window of Musa acuminata AAA Group cultivar baxijiao chromosome BXJ2-9, Cavendish_Baxijiao_AAA, whole genome shotgun sequence:
- the LOC135622808 gene encoding protein ORANGE-LIKE, chloroplastic-like, whose translation MAAASTAVVALLSPFHPPPGSSRQTSKLIVVFSSRHSWRSRPPLRRLVASPRFGPVHCSSSGDNSSDAGDNSGFCIIEGPETLQDFVQMQLQEIQDNIRSRRNKIFLLMEEVRRLRIQQRIKSAECSGDSCEDNEMPDIPSTIPFLPHMTPKTLRQLYLTSFSFAFGIIVFGGLLAPTLELKLGLGGTSYEDFIRNMHLPLQLSQVDPIVASFSGGAVGVISALMLLEANNVEQQEKKRCKYCHGTGYLVCARCSASGVYLSIEPNSIPDGCNSPFQPPSTQRCTNCSGTGKVMCPTCLCTGMAMASEHDPRIDPFD comes from the exons ATGGCTGCTGCTTCCACTGCGGTGGTGGCTCTTCTATCGCCTTTCCACCCGCCTCCAGGTTCGAGTCGCCAAACCTCGAAACTCATAGTTGTCTTCTCGTCTCGCCATAGCTGGAGATCGCGTCCACCTCTGCGGCGCCTGGTGGCTTCGCCTCGATTCGGCCCCGTGCACTGTTCCTCTTCCGGCGACAACTCGAGCGATGCGGGTGATAATTCAGG cttttgcatcatagaaGGCCCTGAGACACTCCAAGATTTCGTCCAGATGCAGCTGCAAGAAATTCAAGACAATATTAGGAGTCGACGCAACAAAATCTTTCTTCTCATGGAAGAG GTTAGGAGATTGCGGATCCAGCAGCGGATTAAGAGTGCAGAATGTAGCGGTGACAGTTGCGAGGACAATGAGATGCCTGACATTCCATCAACTATTCCATTTCTCCCTCATATG ACACCGAAAACATTGAGGCAACTTTACCTGACCTCATTCTCCTTTGCATTTGGGATAATTGTTTTTGGGGGTCTTCTTGCTCCAACA CTGGAGTTGAAATTAGGACTTGGCGGCACATCCTATGAGGATTTCATACGTAACATGCATTTACCTCTGCAGCTaag TCAGGTCGATCCCATTGTAGCATCCTTCTCAGGTGGTGCAGTAGGTGTCATATCAGCCCTGATGTTGCTTGAAGCCAACAACGTTGAGCAACAAGAAAAGAAGAGATGCAAGTACTGCCATGGCACTG GATATTTGGTCTGTGCTAGATGTTCTGCTAGTGGTGTTTACTTGAGCATTGAACCGAATTCCATTCCTGATGGTTGCAATAGTCCTTTTCAACCGCCTTCAACTCAGAGGTGTACAAATTGCTCCGGAACTGGAAAG GTCATGTGCCCAACATGCCTATGCACAGGTATGGCTATGGCAAGTGAACATGATCCGCGTATAGATCCGTTCGATTGA
- the LOC135622811 gene encoding two-component response regulator-like APRR9 isoform X1, with translation MEVGVRSDRDEGAPTATADARDSGGGSRDADDAVRTGESVAVGAGPRSELQVVRWERFLPRRSLRILVVEHDDSTRHIVMVLLRKCSYNVVAVADGLKAWEVLKEKRYNFDLVLTEVDIPSLSGIGLLSKIMAAEQCKNIPVIMMSSRDSISVVHKCMLNGAVDFLVKPVRKNELRNLWQHVWRRRWSSRSTAASDNIAAINHVSVNSGNGSKTGENSDRGDAQQISGSKPEMENKIVQKNMPKAEDPGNGTEVITNQSKNYDDHETRDEASEPKAQVNQSIQEAFSLGHKEDKFFLYNTSTSREEELAFLRLKNREDIEPKPYCQPDATTDILQNVINFIEPRGSRRCMSAALGKVSFRDDVLCETPTSSHGKSTYEFGSSQLHELSLRRPQINGCVSLEFKEKHVLNHSNASAFSRYGDKKMHHSSQKPVSSLFIHTRESIDKPQPHVSTNSSFNEKDGTIFPSHPVRENASVGHSSDGANSFFRHPQSGILSVPVSVGEIPYQSMCAGYHTILQPMFYPESSQPQNLSASEDPGATSCTPLKKSNQSASSNQDIYKVCGKNDCDKTTEAAANAVNSLENWNDIFIQNSGREGLDCDRARREAALIKFRLKRKDRCFEKKVRYHSRKTLAEQRLRIKGQFVRKKATNSATVTESED, from the exons ATGGAGGTGGGGGTGAGGAGTGATCGGGACGAGGGGGCGCCAACGGCTACGGCGGATGCGAGGGACAGCGGGGGAGGATCGCGCGACGCTGACGATGCGGTGCGGACAGGGGAGAGCGTCGCGGTCGGTGCCGGCCCGAGATCCGAACTGCAGGTGGTTCGGTGGGAGAGGTTCCTCCCCCGGAGATCACTCCGCATCCTCGTCGTTGAGCACGACGACTCCACCCGGCACATCGTCATGGTGCTGCTCCGGAAATGCAGCTACAACG TCGTGGCGGTCGCGGACGGGCTCAAGGCGTGGGAAGTCTTGAAGGAGAAGCGCTACAACTTCGACCTCGTGCTCACGGAGGTGGACATACCTTCGCTTTCCGGGATTGGGTTGCTCTCCAAAATTATGGCTGCCGAGCAGTGCAAAAACATTCCTGTGATCA TGATGTCCTCCCGAGATTCTATCAGTGTTGTGCACAAATGCATGCTAAATGGTGCTGTAGATTTTCTTGTGAAACCAGTAAGGAAGAATGAGTTGCGGAACTTATGGCAGCATGTTTGGAGGAGGCGTTGG TCAAGTAGGAGCACAGCTGCCTCGGACAACATTGCTGCTATCAATCATGTGAGTGTGAATTCTGGGAATGGATCCAAGACTGGGGAAAACAGTGATAGGGGTGATGCTCAG CAGATTTCCGGTAGTAAGCCAGAGATGGAAAACAAAATTGTCCAGAAGAACATGCCAAAAGCAGAGGATCCTGGTAATGGCACCGAAGTTATCACAAATCAATCAAAGAATTATGATGATCATGAAACCAGAG ATGAAGCTTCTGAACCGAAGGCCCAGGTCAATCAGTCAATTCAAGAGGCTTTTTCGTTGGGGCATAAAGAggataaattttttttgtataatacaTCCACGTCTAGGGAGGAAGAACTGGCATTTCTGAGACTCAAAAACCGTGAGGACATTGAACCAAAGCCATACTGTCAACCTGATGCTACAACAGATATTTTGCAGAATGTCATAAACTTCATTGAACCAAGAGGTAGCCGAAGATGTATGTCTGCAGCCTTGGGAAAGGTTTCATTTAGGGATGATGTCCTGTGTGAAACCCCAACATCTTCTCATGGAAAGAGTACATATGAATTTGGTTCCTCCCAGCTACATGAGCTTTCTTTGAGAAGACCACAAATTAATGGCTGTGTAAGTCTGGAGTTCAAGGAAAAGCATGTCCTGAACCATTCTAATGCCTCTGCTTTTTCAAG GTATGGTGACAAAAAGATGCATCATTCTTCTCAAAAGCCAGTTTCTTCTTTATTCATTCACACCAGAGAATCCATCGATAAACCTCAGCCGCATGTCAGTACAAATAGCTCCTTTAATGAGAAGGATGGTACCATTTTTCCTTCTCATCCTGTACGAGAGAATGCttcggttggtcattcctctgatggGGCTAATTCCTTTTTTCGGCATCCCCAGTCTGGCATTTTGTCAGTGCCAGTTTCTGTTGGAGAGATTCCTTACCAAAGCATGTGTGCAGGATATCATACCATCCTGCAACCAATGTTCTACCCTGAATCCTCTCAACCACAAAATTTGTCTGCCTCAGAGGATCCAGGAGCAACCTCTTGCACTCCTTTGAAAAAATCCAATCAGAGTGCCAGCTCTAACCAGGATATTTACAAGGTTTGTGGAAAAAATGATTGTGACAAGACTACAGAAGCTGCTGCAAATGCAGTCAATTCTTTAGAAAATTGGAATGATATATTCATCCAGAACTCTGGCAGAGAAGGGTTGGATTGTGATCGTGCTCGTCGAGAGGCTGCATTAATAAAATTCCGCTTGAAAAGAAAAGACAGATGCTTTGAGAAAAAG GTTAGATACCACAGTAGGAAGACGCTAGCAGAACAGCGGCTGAGGATAAAAGGGCAATTTGTGCGTAAAAAAGCAACTAATTCGGCAACTGTAACAGAATCAGAAGACTAA
- the LOC135622810 gene encoding geranylgeranyl transferase type-2 subunit beta 1-like, protein MGGLEEEKHARYIVSVEKKKDDFEALVIEHLRMNGAYWGLTTLDLLNKIGAIDVDAVVSWVMECQDKDCGGFAGNLGHDPHLLYTISAVQILALLDRLDVLDIEKVSDYVAGLQNEDGSFSGDMWGEIDTRFSYCAICCLSLLGRLSKINVEKAVNFIVSCKNLDGGFGSIPGGESHAGQIFCCVGALAITGSLHHVDRDLLGWWLCERQCKDGGLNGRPEKLADVCYSWWVLSSLIMIDRVHWIDKEKLTRFILNCQDKDNGGISDRPDNAVDVFHTYFGVAGLSLMEYPGLKTIDPAYALPVDVVNRIFFRK, encoded by the exons ATGGGAGGATTAGAAGAAGAGAAGCATGCGCGGTACATCGTCTCGGTTGAAAAG AAGAAGGATGATTTCGAGGCTTTAGTGATAGAGCATTTGAGAATGAATGGTGCATATTGGGGTCTGACCACTCTTGACCTGCTCAACAAAATTGGAGCTATCGATGTAGATGCGGTCGTGTCTTGGGTAATGGAATGCCAGGACAAAGATTGTG GAGGCTTTGCTGGAAACTTAGGGCATGATCCACACCTTTTGTACACAATCAGTGCTGTGCAAATTTTAGCACTTCTCGACAGGCTTGATGTTCTTGATATCGAAAAAGTGTCGGATT ATGTGGCTGGCTTGCAGAATGAAGATGGATCTTTTTCTGGTGATATGTGGGGTGAAATTGACACTAG gttttcttattgtgcaatctGTTGTCTCTCACTATTGGGCCGTCTAAGTAAAATCAATGTGGAAAAGGCTGTAAATTTCATTGTCAGCTGCAAAAACCTAGACGGTGGATTTGGGTCTATACCCGGTGGGGAGTCACATGCTGGCCAGA TCTTCTGTTGTGTCGGTGCACTTGCAATCACGGGTTCCCTGCACCATGTCGACAGGGACCTGCTTGGTTGGTGGTTGTGTGAGCGGCAATGTAAAGACGGAGGATTGAACGGCCGACCTGAGAAGCTTGCCGAT GTTTGCTACTCTTGGTGGGTACTATCCAGTCTTATTATGATCGACAGGGTTCATTGGATTGACAAGGAGAAACTCACTAGGTTCATCTTGAACTGCCAG GACAAAGATAATGGAGGCATATCAGATAGACCAGACAACGCAGTTGATGTTTTTCATACCTACTTCGGCGTTGCAG GGCTCTCTCTCATGGAATATCCAGGATTAAAGACGATAGATCCTGCCTACGCCCTTCCCGTTGATGTGGTAAATCGAATCTTCTTTAGAAAGTGA
- the LOC135622809 gene encoding probable F-box protein At2g36090, with translation MATQSQAARGTTATATTIEDLHSDMLIRALRHLDGPALAAASCATTHLRAIASQPDLWRDLCVTTWPSLRHPRLLRLLSSSPNAHRSFFSDAFPSPSPLTVLTDDDASLPSELISAVDLYHQGALVLSRVVETDTSTLWFRGAPFRIDALDRKDPPPPPSPTLPAAAAAAAAEPDISPEDLTLSWVVIDPHRRRAMIATSRHPAAVDRHWITGETVVRFASVLGEECALGVVVTCGEETGHVLEMSLMAEGIDGVCLNGRDGLAVIQAAIEGDRKREEAEEVEKRKWEEFVGRRQRRKEAAARRERVVDLACLAVGGAAFLALFAIAVSRWLDRAV, from the coding sequence ATGGCCACCCAGTCGCAGGCTGCCCGTGGCAcaaccgccaccgccaccaccatagAGGACCTCCACTCGGACATGCTGATCCGCGCCCTCCGTCACCTCGACGGGCCGGCGCTAGCAGCCGCCAGCTGCGCCACCACCCACCTCCGTGCCATCGCCTCGCAGCCCGATCTCTGGCGCGACCTCTGCGTTACCACTTGGCCATCCCTCCGCCACCcccgcctcctccgcctcctctcctcctcccccaACGCTCATCGCTCCTTCTTCTCCGACGCCTTCCCTTCCCCCTCTCCGCTCACCGTCCTCACCGACGACGATGCCAGCCTCCCCTCCGAGCTTATCTCCGCCGTTGACCTCTACCACCAGGGCGCCCTCGTCTTATCCCGCGTCGTCGAGACCGACACCTCCACCCTCTGGTTCAGGGGCGCCCCCTTCCGCATCGATGCCCTCGACCGGAAGGACCCACCTCCGCCGCCCTCGCCTACGctacccgctgccgctgccgcggcCGCAGCCGAACCGGACATCTCACCCGAGGATCTGACACTGAGCTGGGTCGTCATCGACCCGCACCGGCGGCGCGCCATGATCGCGACGAGCCGGCATCCTGCGGCGGTCGATCGGCACTGGATCACCGGCGAGACGGTGGTCCGGTTCGCGTCGGTCCTCGGCGAGGAGTGCGCCCTCGGGGTGGTGGTCACCTGCGGGGAGGAGACGGGGCACGTGCTCGAGATGAGTCTGATGGCGGAGGGTATCGACGGGGTCTGCTTGAACGGCAGGGACGGCTTGGCGGTAATCCAAGCGGCGATAGAGGGTGACAGGAAGAGAGAAGAGGCGGAAGAGGTCGAGAAGAGGAAGTGGGAAGAATTCGTCGGGCGACGGCAGAGGCGGAAGGAGGCGGCCGCGCGGCGGGAGCGAGTGGTGGACCTGGCCTGCCTTGCGGTGGGCGGCGCGGCGTTCTTGGCACTCTTCGCAATTGCGGTTTCGAGGTGGTTGGATCGCGCGGTCTAG
- the LOC135622811 gene encoding two-component response regulator-like APRR9 isoform X2 codes for MEVGVRSDRDEGAPTATADARDSGGGSRDADDAVRTGESVAVGAGPRSELQVVRWERFLPRRSLRILVVEHDDSTRHIVMVLLRKCSYNVVAVADGLKAWEVLKEKRYNFDLVLTEVDIPSLSGIGLLSKIMAAEQCKNIPVIMMSSRDSISVVHKCMLNGAVDFLVKPVRKNELRNLWQHVWRRRWSSRSTAASDNIAAINHVSVNSGNGSKTGENSDRGDAQISGSKPEMENKIVQKNMPKAEDPGNGTEVITNQSKNYDDHETRDEASEPKAQVNQSIQEAFSLGHKEDKFFLYNTSTSREEELAFLRLKNREDIEPKPYCQPDATTDILQNVINFIEPRGSRRCMSAALGKVSFRDDVLCETPTSSHGKSTYEFGSSQLHELSLRRPQINGCVSLEFKEKHVLNHSNASAFSRYGDKKMHHSSQKPVSSLFIHTRESIDKPQPHVSTNSSFNEKDGTIFPSHPVRENASVGHSSDGANSFFRHPQSGILSVPVSVGEIPYQSMCAGYHTILQPMFYPESSQPQNLSASEDPGATSCTPLKKSNQSASSNQDIYKVCGKNDCDKTTEAAANAVNSLENWNDIFIQNSGREGLDCDRARREAALIKFRLKRKDRCFEKKVRYHSRKTLAEQRLRIKGQFVRKKATNSATVTESED; via the exons ATGGAGGTGGGGGTGAGGAGTGATCGGGACGAGGGGGCGCCAACGGCTACGGCGGATGCGAGGGACAGCGGGGGAGGATCGCGCGACGCTGACGATGCGGTGCGGACAGGGGAGAGCGTCGCGGTCGGTGCCGGCCCGAGATCCGAACTGCAGGTGGTTCGGTGGGAGAGGTTCCTCCCCCGGAGATCACTCCGCATCCTCGTCGTTGAGCACGACGACTCCACCCGGCACATCGTCATGGTGCTGCTCCGGAAATGCAGCTACAACG TCGTGGCGGTCGCGGACGGGCTCAAGGCGTGGGAAGTCTTGAAGGAGAAGCGCTACAACTTCGACCTCGTGCTCACGGAGGTGGACATACCTTCGCTTTCCGGGATTGGGTTGCTCTCCAAAATTATGGCTGCCGAGCAGTGCAAAAACATTCCTGTGATCA TGATGTCCTCCCGAGATTCTATCAGTGTTGTGCACAAATGCATGCTAAATGGTGCTGTAGATTTTCTTGTGAAACCAGTAAGGAAGAATGAGTTGCGGAACTTATGGCAGCATGTTTGGAGGAGGCGTTGG TCAAGTAGGAGCACAGCTGCCTCGGACAACATTGCTGCTATCAATCATGTGAGTGTGAATTCTGGGAATGGATCCAAGACTGGGGAAAACAGTGATAGGGGTGATGCTCAG ATTTCCGGTAGTAAGCCAGAGATGGAAAACAAAATTGTCCAGAAGAACATGCCAAAAGCAGAGGATCCTGGTAATGGCACCGAAGTTATCACAAATCAATCAAAGAATTATGATGATCATGAAACCAGAG ATGAAGCTTCTGAACCGAAGGCCCAGGTCAATCAGTCAATTCAAGAGGCTTTTTCGTTGGGGCATAAAGAggataaattttttttgtataatacaTCCACGTCTAGGGAGGAAGAACTGGCATTTCTGAGACTCAAAAACCGTGAGGACATTGAACCAAAGCCATACTGTCAACCTGATGCTACAACAGATATTTTGCAGAATGTCATAAACTTCATTGAACCAAGAGGTAGCCGAAGATGTATGTCTGCAGCCTTGGGAAAGGTTTCATTTAGGGATGATGTCCTGTGTGAAACCCCAACATCTTCTCATGGAAAGAGTACATATGAATTTGGTTCCTCCCAGCTACATGAGCTTTCTTTGAGAAGACCACAAATTAATGGCTGTGTAAGTCTGGAGTTCAAGGAAAAGCATGTCCTGAACCATTCTAATGCCTCTGCTTTTTCAAG GTATGGTGACAAAAAGATGCATCATTCTTCTCAAAAGCCAGTTTCTTCTTTATTCATTCACACCAGAGAATCCATCGATAAACCTCAGCCGCATGTCAGTACAAATAGCTCCTTTAATGAGAAGGATGGTACCATTTTTCCTTCTCATCCTGTACGAGAGAATGCttcggttggtcattcctctgatggGGCTAATTCCTTTTTTCGGCATCCCCAGTCTGGCATTTTGTCAGTGCCAGTTTCTGTTGGAGAGATTCCTTACCAAAGCATGTGTGCAGGATATCATACCATCCTGCAACCAATGTTCTACCCTGAATCCTCTCAACCACAAAATTTGTCTGCCTCAGAGGATCCAGGAGCAACCTCTTGCACTCCTTTGAAAAAATCCAATCAGAGTGCCAGCTCTAACCAGGATATTTACAAGGTTTGTGGAAAAAATGATTGTGACAAGACTACAGAAGCTGCTGCAAATGCAGTCAATTCTTTAGAAAATTGGAATGATATATTCATCCAGAACTCTGGCAGAGAAGGGTTGGATTGTGATCGTGCTCGTCGAGAGGCTGCATTAATAAAATTCCGCTTGAAAAGAAAAGACAGATGCTTTGAGAAAAAG GTTAGATACCACAGTAGGAAGACGCTAGCAGAACAGCGGCTGAGGATAAAAGGGCAATTTGTGCGTAAAAAAGCAACTAATTCGGCAACTGTAACAGAATCAGAAGACTAA